The genomic region gaACGAACGCGGTCGGCATGTGTTATGCTTCGCGGGTAACTCGAACGCCAAGAAAGACACGTCTAGGTCTTCAATACGGTGACCATGCAGTTAAAGTCTGCCTGATTTCCGCAAGGTACACATATAACATATATCAGCTTTAGGCGATTAATTCGAAAAATTTTAAACGTTATCATGCTCATGCTcacaaaatgtattttacaactgactaaacatttaataaaaatatgaaaattagcACACTATTTAATAATGGCACATTAAAAAATACCGGTTAAATATATCCCAGAGTGCCATATTAATTTGCATTAAATTTGATTATAATGACCAGGATAGTAATAAAGTAAGAACCAATGTCCGGGTTATCAATATAATGTAGGAATTATTGTCcggattgtcaaaataacgaaaATACGACTGTCCGtattgtcaaaacaacgtaggaacGAACATCCATTTGTGTCAAAACTAGCGAAGGAACGAATGTCCATCATTCACTTTATAACTATGATTCAACTCGCttatatctatacagtatttagtttctgtAAATCTATTTGGACGAATTACTTTCAATTTGAGTATTTGGCGTAAATTAATCCTAAAAGGGGCTACCCAATACCTATACCAGGAGAAGACATGTAGGTTTCATAAATTGCTATCATAAATTGACATCTGCTACGCGTGTTTTATAACaacttgttgttattttgtattcgacggcacagtatctgatcacaaCGAGATAATTGGGTTTGTGCTGGACACAGTGGCGATAAATTCAccgatctatcaataaacaagattgaTCGATCTTTCATTAAACACCGCGATAAAATGctcaaacaaagagtgtcaaactGTGCAAACAATTGAATAAAGTAAGAACTTtaatcaagaacatttattaaatgcAGGATCACTTAAACTTGGAATTATATATTATTGCTAATTCTGACAATGTAATCTTGTGTTAACAATATTATGACGTCGCCGAATGTTTTTTAGAGTGAATGATTGCAATAAGATGGGGCGTTGTGTTCCACTTTTAGCAATGGATACACCTTCGgcctcgttctggaattctgcgagtcacgtgaatTCACCCTCTTATCAATTTTAGCTTAATGTGAAAAAAGGGTCGCGTAATAGTATTCAAACATAAATTGCTTCGAATATACCCGCGTTTGCAACCGTGGTTTCAACGTACACAACTAAGGTCATGTTTGCCTGGCGTATTTGTATATGCCATAAATGTTATACATCTTTGCTTGCGCGAGAGAAAATGGTACATCACCTCCACTTGTGATACCGATATTTCGCTTATCACACCGCACATgacataacatttttttatgttgtcaagtaaattgaattaaatgttaaCCTCACAGTTGTTATGCTTTGCTATAGCTTTATACAGACCAAGGTATTTGTGCTACTGTAATGTGCTGTGCATTGATAAGAAACGCAGGAAACTtatttcaaataacaataaaTCAGAAGTCCAAACCCagcatattttaatgtaaatgtacattttatcGAAGAGTACTGTGAATGTATTACACGTATATTAAACACTAAATTCATTCTATTAATAATGCAACCATTCGTGTTAACAAAACGTGTTGTGACCAACACGTTTTAAACGTTGCTTTGTTCAGATGGCTGTTCTTTTTGGTAATCGTATTCCTTCAGTTTAGCTGAAGGTCTAGTTAAAATTAAAACTAATGtagatttgttaaataatttttcttGGTATCATTGATCAATTTTACTAGCCATATATAACGGCCTCATATGGTTGCAACGGAAGAGATCGACGATAATAACGTACATTTTATTTCTAGTTGGTATAGTGTAAGAGCAAGATAACATACATAGCCTACGATGAAATTGACCTGTTTTTAGTTTTAATTCACCGAGCTATGTGGGAGCGATACATGATTTTTACAAACGCAATCTTttttcatgttatattttattcTAACAATGATATTTTTGTCAAGAACAAGTCAAAATACGTACTAGATTTTAgaacaaaatacaatattttaattttacgaTAAAATGTTTTGGTAAAATCGTTGTTTGTTATTGGGATTTTTTAACCAAGAAGCATTATAAAAAGGTTgcaaaaatattccaaaataagATGCTAAACCGTTGCTATTAATTACTATCAATTACTAAATCATTTAATCAAAAATCTTCTATCTTTCTGCTAGCGAGGTACATTGAAACACACGTGATGAACATCAAGACCATTGTGTTTTTGCGTCAGTGACATACAAGCGTATCAATGGTATTAACTATAATAATCTTTTCCTTATGTACGCACATGAACAAACGCATAACTAGGGGATTAACTGACGAAATAAGACAAGTCAACCGTATGAGAAAATACTCCAGCATGATAGTGCATGAAACCATACCATAAAGCAACAAATTGCTTCCCAAAATATTTTATCCACCAAAAGATCGTTTTTTATGAGAGGTCCTTTTATTGCACACCTAAAAGGACCGTTAACATAGATATCGTAACATAAATACACAAGATGGGTAGAGCAATCAGTGTTTTCCTTCTGATTTGGAGTACAGCATTTTTCCTGCCAGCATTACTGGATATGCCTGACTGTTATTTGAAAATCACTCATGAAAACATGCCTTACTGTCATTTAAGCAACTGGTTAAATTGGGATTCCGCCCGATGTGGAGACAATTACGAAGGAAATCACGAGACGACGTTCCGTATACGTCGCCTTTGCTGCTCAACGGCTCAAACTACTATAGCAGGATGTCTCGCAGAATGCTACAAGACAGTCGGATCTAACAGAGAGGAAGGAAAATGTGTAGACGTGCTCCCAGTGTTGACCTCAACAACCACAACGGAATCTACCACGAAACTCGCCCctttttctacttctactacaaattCTATGTCGTCTGATAACCATAGTGCGTCTAGTGTTTCTATCGATGAGACCACTATTAACTACACGAACTACTCTGTTGCAAACTCTATTTCAAACAACAACACGATTCAATCACCTGATATGACGCCAACTACATTCGTTTTTGAGAGAAGCACCATTCAACCCTCCGCAAGTGAATATTTTCACACGAGCATTGCAACTTCAATATATGTACATGAAACGACTGTATCTTCCTTAGCAAATAAGATTCAATTAAACGCAGAAAATGGTGAGACATGTAAGATCGGATCAATCACACTGAAAAGGGGACCTTATGCCATTCGTAAgtcaacaatacaattaaattggCCGAAAAATGTGGTGCCATTTATAAtgagctttaaaggggccttttcacagattttggcattttttaattcattcattaaatgctttatattgataaatgtaaacattggatcgtaaaggcttcagtaaaaaaatcaagaataaaattaaaaaaaggaatagaacattgcccggagcaggtttcgaaccagtgacccctggagtcctgccagagtcctgaagtaaaaacgctttagcctactgagctattccgccgagtacacatacttgacgtattttatagcttatataagcaatcttcgtagtttcacaaaatttaacgacaaaaacagaactctccaaattattcaatcgtttcgcgttgcaacgctttataatttttaggttttaaaatcgtcaaaagatgcatataatggctatattagactatggtaaatgttcagtattactgtttcctcacaaatatcataactaaaacgaaaatttgcgaatctgaaacaacttttttcaattttgtcaatttaccaaagcgtgaaaagatccctttaattgactTTGCAATTgcttttattaataaaattcattGTTAGTATAATTGTATCATCTACATTCATTTGAAaaacacatgcaacataaaaaataaataaaataaaaattattttaagcttatatttaacagtttttgttAATACATTCTGCGAGTTATTAAAAATCCAATATATCTGATAAAGTTTAATTGTACACATGTGGATTAAATagtatcatatttatatttaacgttttatatttaatttataatacagacaaaaacttttttcagtgcaaaaatgtatttttaccgTTGAATATTACATGCATACAAACTAAGACAATACCGCATAAAAAGCTTTTCATGTAGTAtacataattaaatgaaacaatgTATTCACGTACAGCTACTTGATGCGTACATACAAATAATTGTCgtacattcaacatacattcatatactaATCAATTTGTGTTATACTTCCAGTATTTTAGCAGTTTTTTGAATACATCCTGCAAGTTATTAAAAATCCAATGTATCTGAAAAAGTTTATTTCACACTTTTGGATTACCTagtatcatatttattttaaacgttttaaattGAATGTATAATACATACACAAAAACTTGTTTTCCAGTGCAAAATTGTATTTTTCTCGTAGAATATTACATACCAACAAACTTAGACAATAACACATAAAAAGATGTTCATATAGTATAAAGAATTTCACGAAACTATGTAGATGTATTCGTGTACAGCTACTTGATTCGTACATACATATATTAGTCGTACATTCAACATACAGTTATATACTAATCTAATTGTGTTATACTTCcagtattttacaacaaacatttaTGTTTGTAAGAACTTGCGTATCCAAACATTCTTTGGAAATGAAACAGTTTCTTTCAGCTATTATATCTCTCGCAAAACCAAAACAACTTTCATaagacattatatatatatatatataaataaataaataaatatatatatatatataaagaaatatatatatatatatatatatatatatatatatatatataataatatatatatatatatatatatatatatatatatatatatatatatatatatatatatatatatatatatatatatatatatatatatatatatatctatattgttaatttaattataaaataaaggcatatccagaatatcaTCACAATCTATTAATTGCAACCTTTCAATACACAATATATAGTTTTTACAAAATCGAGCAATTTTTTGTCAAGTGTAAACATATTCTCTCGGCATACATTTACCAgtattgaaaattattttaaaatctataaaCGATTTTGCCACTGAATAACAATGTCCTTCGCCTCACATTATTCTCTTAAACAatgttaattttatgtatttttaaaagaGCATATATATCAAAAATATTTAACCCACCTTCGTTATTCTCCTAAACAATTACTGTGTTTTAGTGTTGCTTAGTCTTGCCCAAATGAAGTCATACAAGTGTTGTTCTATTGTATTcatgatatctattcatatgaaaAAACTTGATTTGTACTGTCATTTTTCAGTTACGTTTTGTACACTGACCGTCTCGTCAATTGCTGTATTCGGGGTTACGATAGTGGTCGTCTTCACTTGCATCGTCATTAAACTAAAACGACGGAATCTTGTTCATGACATTTCCATTGTGGAACAGAGCAGAGAAGAGTAACATAACCGTCAAATGAGAGCCTTacgttcttttattttatttcaatttgttttgtGTGTAATTGCCTTTACCACCGTTGGATGTGGTTGGTCGTAAAAAGACTTGAGTAAATGATCTTTGTCCCCTGTGCTTTTCAATCtctacataaatgatttgatatCCTTTTTGAGTAACTTAGGACATAGATGATCACAAAGTATGTATTCTCCTTTTTGCTGATGATGTAGTTCTGCTTGCAGAAAATGCTTTTGACCTCCAATTGTTGTTAGATTCTTTATCTGCCTGGTGTTCGCGAAATAAAATGCAAGTTAACTGTGATAAATCAAAGATTGTTCATTTTAGACCaaaaagtgttttaaaaactgaataTGTGTTTAACATTGCTGGTATGAACTTAGAAATTGAACATTGTTACAAATACCTTGGTGTTATCTTAAATGAGTACTTAGACTACAGTGAAATAGCAAAAGTGTAGCTATGTCTGCATCTAGAGCTCTGGGTTTAGTAATTTCTAAATATGAAGCTTTTGGTGGCGTCCGGTTTTCAACCTTTACAAAACTGTTTGATTCCATGTTATGGCCCATAATTTATTATAGTGCGCCAAATGGGGAGATAAATCCTACTCATGCATCAACGCAGTTCAGAATAGAGCTATGCGGTACTATCTTGATGTTGGTAAATACACGCCAAATGCGGCTGTTTTGGGTGAAATGGGCTGGACACCACCAATAGTTAAACAATTAGGATCTGTTTGTAGACAACTGTTTGAAATGGGTACACAAGATTAAAGGTGTGTTGAAATGATCTTAATATGTCTGATATTGTAGATACACCTTTAGGTAATAGTAAACATGTTATAAATGATATAGAGTCTAAGTTATTAGAGAAGGAAACTGTTAAATGGAGAAATTTAATTAACAGAAAATCTAAACAAATGGGTATAGGAAGAAATAAATTACGGACTTATGAACTATTTAAAGTAGATTTTGGTACTGAAACATATATAAGCGGTAAAATACCATTCAATTATAGAAGTGCTGTGACTATGTTTAGGTGTGGTGTGGTGCCGCTTAGGCTAGAGACCGGCCGGTATGAAAATATTGAGCTATGTAATAGAACTTGTTTCAATTGTACTCATAAGATCGAggaagaaatacatgtactcgTTAACTATCCGTCGTATGTTGATGCAAGGAAAATGCTAATGGATAATTTAAGTGTAAATCATGATAGTCATGCCATGTCAGATTGTGaaaaattgaaatacatatttactACAGAGAATTTAATGTACTTATCAGCCAAAACCTGCTTTTCTATTCTTCATGAAaggaaaaaatacatttactcaAAATAGGTTTAGAACTGCAATGAAACCTATTTTGGAGCATTTTATCCTTTTCATTAGTATATCCACAATTGTAACATGCTAGGTAGTGCAAAATAACTTCATTAAATGTAGTGCACCCAGAATGTGGAGAACTGATACTGTATGTGTTATGGAAAACTGGGTAGGGTTACATGTACTTACTCTTGCGTTAGAAGTATGAACTGGATTTCTGGTCTCTATCATTCTGGAGTCACTGTTCAGGGGGGTTGTCATAGTTATAATTTTTAACtgatatgtttaaaaatgtaagCAATGTAAATATTGTCTTTGTTAATAGGGTATGTTCGTTTAAACTAAGCGTGGGTAACCATTGCTAATGGGTTAATTTCCGACCAGGTCAGAGGTGATAATTGATTTCTCGCAGTGACAGTATTTTACGTCAGTATATCTTATGGCAGTTTTTAAGTATGGATTAGCAATGGCAACCAAACTTTTAACCTaactttttaacttaaatatgtatatagagaACAAGTATGTGGAAAATACGCAATATTTAACTCTtcatagtctcttataattcttaTATATAATGCCCATTATCATGTGTCTATGTGTGTTTTAATGCTATGTAATTAGTATGTACATAAAATGGATGagactttaataaaacatt from Dreissena polymorpha isolate Duluth1 chromosome 5, UMN_Dpol_1.0, whole genome shotgun sequence harbors:
- the LOC127832212 gene encoding uncharacterized protein LOC127832212, which translates into the protein MGRAISVFLLIWSTAFFLPALLDMPDCYLKITHENMPYCHLSNWLNWDSARCGDNYEGNHETTFRIRRLCCSTAQTTIAGCLAECYKTVGSNREEGKCVDVLPVLTSTTTTESTTKLAPFSTSTTNSMSSDNHSASSVSIDETTINYTNYSVANSISNNNTIQSPDMTPTTFVFERSTIQPSASEYFHTSIATSIYVHETTVSSLANKIQLNAENGETCKIGSITLKRGPYAILTFCTLTVSSIAVFGVTIVVVFTCIVIKLKRRNLVHDISIVEQSREE